A portion of the Sulfurospirillum diekertiae genome contains these proteins:
- a CDS encoding cold-shock protein, with translation MMALLEGTVKWFNNEKGFGFIQPNDGGKDVFVHFRQVNRSGYGRVSLAEGQKVTYELGEGPKGPQAENVTAL, from the coding sequence ATGATGGCTTTATTAGAGGGAACCGTTAAATGGTTTAACAATGAAAAAGGTTTTGGATTTATCCAACCAAACGATGGCGGAAAAGATGTATTCGTACACTTTCGTCAAGTAAATAGATCGGGTTATGGTCGTGTATCTTTGGCAGAAGGCCAAAAAGTTACTTATGAACTAGGCGAAGGTCCAAAAGGCCCACAAGCTGAGAACGTAACAGCACTATAA